CGAGCTGAAGGGCTTGCGTCACGCGGGTTGGAAACTCCCGCCGGCGCTGCACGGCGCGCACGTCCTCATCGCTCAGCGCGTTGTCGCGCAGCTTTGCGCCAAGGAGATTGGCGGTCGCGACGGCGTCCTGGATCGCGAGATTCACGCCGACGCCGCCAACCGGAGACATGGCGTGCGCGGCGTCGCCGATGCACAGCAATCCGGAGCGGCTCCACATCTTGAGGCGGTTGACCTGAACGGTCAGCAGGCTCACGTCGGTCCAATCCTTGAGCGTATCGACGCGATTGGCAAGGAACGGCGTTAAGCCGGCGATTGAGTCGCGAAACCCCTCGATGCCTTTCTCGCGCAAATTTTCGGCGTCGCCCTTGGGGATGACGCAGCCGCACTGCCAGTAGGAGCCGCGATCGATCATCGCCAGCATGCGCCCCGGTGCGACGCGGCCGAAGCTTTCGTCGGGATCGCTCTCCTTGCGCGGCAGCTTGAACCAGAGCACGTCCATCGGCGCGCCAAAGTCTTCGACGGGGAGCTTCGCGTCCGCTCGCATCCGCGAGCTGCGCCCATCGGCGGCGATGACGAGCTTGGCCTCGATCTTCAATTCTCCTTCTGGCCCATTCGCGCAAACGCCGCAGACGCGATCGCCGTCGAACAGGAGGTCGTCGCCAGCGGTCTGCATGAGAAGGCGGAAATTCGGCAGCGCGCGCGCATGCTCAGCAATGAAATCGAGAAAATCCCATTGCGGCATGAAGGCGATGAAATTGCACGCGCCGGGGAGGCTCGAAAAGTCGGCGACCTTGTATTGACGCTCGCCGATCCAGGCCGAAAGCTCATAGGTCTTGTGGTGCGGAAGCCGCAGGAATTCATCGAGCAGGCCGAGTTCGTCCATGATGCGCAGCGTCGATGGGTGAATCGTGTCGCCGCGAAAATCGCGCAGAAAATCGGCATGTTTTTCGAGGACGATGACGTCGACGCCGGCGCGCGCGAGCAGAAATCCGGCCATGAGCCCGGCAGGGCCGCCGCCGACGACGCAGCATTGGGTCGAAAGGGTCGCGGACATGCAGTCCTCCGGCTGGGGGCGTCGCAAGCGGAAGCGCGAGCGGCTTCGATTGCGGGGTTGCGGCAAGGCTGGACATTGGCGCCATCAGACGCAATAAGGGGCCACAAAATCGAGGACGCCAAATACATGTCCTATATCGTTCGCTTCTTCACCTGGTGGAACCGCGCCACGCTCAGCACCGGCCTGTGGACGCTGCTGTACGGCGAGCGCGTCGGCGAAGATGAATTCGGTAATGTTTATTACCGTCGGCGCGGCGGCAAGATCGATCCGGCGCTGGGGTTTGAACGGCGCTGGGTGATCTATAACGGCTATTGCGAGGGTTCGGCCACGCCGCCCGGATGGTATGGCTGGCTGCACCACACGGTGGATACGCCGCCGACCGACGAGACCTATCGGCCGCGCGGCTGGGAGCTTCCGCATCAGGCCAATTTGACCGGTACGCCGCAGGCCTATCGGCCGCCGGGCTCTCAGCTTGCGCTGGGCGAGCGGCCACCCGCCGGCGGCGACTACGCCCCCTGGCGGCCCGAAGGCTGAGCGGCGCTCTCCTTGGAAAGGCCTTTCTTGCCTGCTTTCGTCCCCGGCTTGTTTTTGAGGCGGGCGGAGAATCACGCGGTGATCGGATGAAGTTGCCCTTATCCCTGACGCCAGCGGCTGTCGGCGCGTGGGCTTTGTTTGCGGTCGCCGCGTCAGCCGAGCCGATCCGGCATCCGACCGCGATCTTCGCCGGCCTCGACAAAACCACTGGCCGCATCATCAATTTTGACGTCGCGATCGACGAAACCGTGCAGTTCGGCGCCCTTCAGGTGACGCCGCGCGTGTGCAACACGCGACCGCAGACCGAAACGCCGCAGACGACGAGCTTCGTCGAGGTGGACGAACTCATCCTCAAGCCGGAACGCCGGGGCGACCCCAAGCCCGAATCGGTCAAGACCGACGCTAAACAAGAAGCGAAGCGCGTCTTCTCGGGATGGATGTTCGCCGCAAGTCCC
Above is a genomic segment from Methylocystis rosea containing:
- a CDS encoding FAD-dependent oxidoreductase, yielding MSATLSTQCCVVGGGPAGLMAGFLLARAGVDVIVLEKHADFLRDFRGDTIHPSTLRIMDELGLLDEFLRLPHHKTYELSAWIGERQYKVADFSSLPGACNFIAFMPQWDFLDFIAEHARALPNFRLLMQTAGDDLLFDGDRVCGVCANGPEGELKIEAKLVIAADGRSSRMRADAKLPVEDFGAPMDVLWFKLPRKESDPDESFGRVAPGRMLAMIDRGSYWQCGCVIPKGDAENLREKGIEGFRDSIAGLTPFLANRVDTLKDWTDVSLLTVQVNRLKMWSRSGLLCIGDAAHAMSPVGGVGVNLAIQDAVATANLLGAKLRDNALSDEDVRAVQRRREFPTRVTQALQLAIQNRVVRSVLSAQKPLDAPLALRLLNAIPLLRRLPARLIGLGVRPEHIERRDEFPLVIPGRPKA
- a CDS encoding NADH:ubiquinone oxidoreductase subunit NDUFA12 gives rise to the protein MSYIVRFFTWWNRATLSTGLWTLLYGERVGEDEFGNVYYRRRGGKIDPALGFERRWVIYNGYCEGSATPPGWYGWLHHTVDTPPTDETYRPRGWELPHQANLTGTPQAYRPPGSQLALGERPPAGGDYAPWRPEG